The following coding sequences are from one Danio rerio strain Tuebingen ecotype United States chromosome 21, GRCz12tu, whole genome shotgun sequence window:
- the or6at1 gene encoding olfactory receptor 6C75 isoform X1, with protein MYSIDYISLHILIAYKLSRSGSARLCITRMNTSGSVEYFILDGLKDKIVLPIFFTVYVSVLSGNSMIIYLVRTDPKLDTPMYFFLHNLSFSDIVYTSVTIPKMLSVFLTGDKTISKTGCFMQIQFVLWMGLTGRGLLTAMAFDRYVAICNPLRYTTIMTRKLCVLLIFASWTYGALIVLPPVIWATQLPYCGPNVVKHMFCDHSSVLTLACVDTTRNSFFALALALIGLLLTFLLILISYVYIGKAMRRMSMAQKLKAGATCVSHLIVVFISYCSAFFVYISYRVSKFDPEVRIMIALLYSVLTPLLNPIIYSLRNKELQDAMKRAFCKCAVRSEVARKTVPSVA; from the exons ATGTACAGTATTGACTACATTTCACTTCATATTTTAAT tgcatataagTTGTCCAGGTCAGGATCTGCACGGCTGTGTATCACCAGGATGAACACCAGCGGCTCGGTGGAATATTTCATCCTGGATGGGCTCAAGGATAAAATCGTGCTTCCCATCTTCTTCACCGTCTACGTTTCTGTTCTGAGTGGAAACAGCATGATCATATACCTTGTTAGAACTGACCCAAAACTCGACACTCCTATGTATTTTTTCCTTCACAACTTGTCCTTTTCTGATATTGTGTACACGTCAGTAACCATTCCTAAAATGCTGTCAGTTTTCCTTACAGGGGACAAGACCATTTCCAAAACCGGATGTTTTATGCAGATACAATTTGTTCTCTGGATGGGACTGACAGGCCGCGGTTTGCTGACCGCGATGGCGTTTGACCGCTACGTAGCAATCTGTAACCCTCTACGGTACACGACTATCATGACCAGAAAGCTGTGTGTTCTGTTGATATTTGCTTCATGGACTTATGGGGCACTTATAGTTCTGCCCCCAGTTATTTGGGCAACTCAGCTGCCGTACTGCGGACCTAATGTTGTTAAGCACATGTTCTGCGATCACTCTTCAGTTCTGACCCTCGCCTGTGTCGACACCACCAGAAATAGCTTTTTCGCTCTTGCACTTGCCCTAATTGGACTTCTCCTCACATTCCTTCTCATCTTAATTTCATATGTGTATATTGGGAAAGCTATGAGAAGGATGAGCATGGCACAGAAGCTTAAAGCCGGGGCGACTTGTGTGTCACACTTGATAGTGGTGTTTATCTCATACTGTTCTGCCTTCTTTGTGTACATCTCATACAGAGTGTCTAAATTTGACCCTGAAGTCCGCATAATGATTGCTTTGCTGTATTCCGTCCTGACACCCCTGCTGAACCCCATCATTTACAGCTTGAGGAATAAAGAGCTGCAAGATGCAATGAAGAGAGCATTTTGTAAATGTGCCGTTCGTTCAGAAGTCGCTAGGAAAACAGTTCCTTCTGTCGCTTAG
- the or6at1 gene encoding olfactory receptor 6C75 isoform X2, giving the protein MNTSGSVEYFILDGLKDKIVLPIFFTVYVSVLSGNSMIIYLVRTDPKLDTPMYFFLHNLSFSDIVYTSVTIPKMLSVFLTGDKTISKTGCFMQIQFVLWMGLTGRGLLTAMAFDRYVAICNPLRYTTIMTRKLCVLLIFASWTYGALIVLPPVIWATQLPYCGPNVVKHMFCDHSSVLTLACVDTTRNSFFALALALIGLLLTFLLILISYVYIGKAMRRMSMAQKLKAGATCVSHLIVVFISYCSAFFVYISYRVSKFDPEVRIMIALLYSVLTPLLNPIIYSLRNKELQDAMKRAFCKCAVRSEVARKTVPSVA; this is encoded by the coding sequence ATGAACACCAGCGGCTCGGTGGAATATTTCATCCTGGATGGGCTCAAGGATAAAATCGTGCTTCCCATCTTCTTCACCGTCTACGTTTCTGTTCTGAGTGGAAACAGCATGATCATATACCTTGTTAGAACTGACCCAAAACTCGACACTCCTATGTATTTTTTCCTTCACAACTTGTCCTTTTCTGATATTGTGTACACGTCAGTAACCATTCCTAAAATGCTGTCAGTTTTCCTTACAGGGGACAAGACCATTTCCAAAACCGGATGTTTTATGCAGATACAATTTGTTCTCTGGATGGGACTGACAGGCCGCGGTTTGCTGACCGCGATGGCGTTTGACCGCTACGTAGCAATCTGTAACCCTCTACGGTACACGACTATCATGACCAGAAAGCTGTGTGTTCTGTTGATATTTGCTTCATGGACTTATGGGGCACTTATAGTTCTGCCCCCAGTTATTTGGGCAACTCAGCTGCCGTACTGCGGACCTAATGTTGTTAAGCACATGTTCTGCGATCACTCTTCAGTTCTGACCCTCGCCTGTGTCGACACCACCAGAAATAGCTTTTTCGCTCTTGCACTTGCCCTAATTGGACTTCTCCTCACATTCCTTCTCATCTTAATTTCATATGTGTATATTGGGAAAGCTATGAGAAGGATGAGCATGGCACAGAAGCTTAAAGCCGGGGCGACTTGTGTGTCACACTTGATAGTGGTGTTTATCTCATACTGTTCTGCCTTCTTTGTGTACATCTCATACAGAGTGTCTAAATTTGACCCTGAAGTCCGCATAATGATTGCTTTGCTGTATTCCGTCCTGACACCCCTGCTGAACCCCATCATTTACAGCTTGAGGAATAAAGAGCTGCAAGATGCAATGAAGAGAGCATTTTGTAAATGTGCCGTTCGTTCAGAAGTCGCTAGGAAAACAGTTCCTTCTGTCGCTTAG
- the LOC101882637 gene encoding neuronal acetylcholine receptor subunit alpha-10 isoform X1, producing MECARSTHSRLYIAVKSEFLYKYVQTHLYWGYWVCLCAQGRYAFKLLKDLFVNYTSALRPVEDTNNIINVTLQITLSQIIDMDERNQILTTYLWIRQVWFDAYLTWNTTDYDGLDTIRIPSSYVWRPDVVLYNNADDQFSSSMETNVVIRHDGQIMWDQPAITKSSCKVDVSFFPFDVQHCRLTFGSWTHNGNQMDLHNALDSADLADFVENVEWEVQGMPAKKNVILYGCCSDPYPDITYTLHLKRRASFYIFNLLIPCMMISFLAPLGFYLPADSGEKVSLGVTVLLALTVFQLLVAESMPPSENVPLIGKYYIATMTMITASTALTIFIMNIHHCGPEAQPVPSWARRFILNYLARFCFVYDMGQSCVSVHTDQPAKKGNNCTINGQARGEDFALRLHEGCSQKVKDQFNEDASPTLSPQQRKEHQSGWRIGTFVEIEHGESAGATGETGASRKESVKKREILVESQCLCHQQALLRNVEYIANFYQEQKATQRRNAEWRKVAKVMDRFFMWIFFIMVFLMSLLIIGKAV from the exons ATGGAGTGCGCAAGGTCGACCCACTCAAGACTCTACATTGCTGTAAAATCTGAATTCTTATACAAATATGTCCAAACCCATCTCTATTGGGGTTAttggg TGTGTTTATGTGCCCAGGGCAGATATGCATTCAAGCTGCTTAAGGATTTATTCGTGAACTACACCAGTGCGCTGAGGCCTGTGGAGGACACAAACAACATCATTAACGTCACCCTGCAGATCACCCTCTCGCAGATCATCGATATG GATGAACGAAACCAGATCCTCACAACATACCTGTGGATTCGCCAGGTCTGGTTTGATGCCTACCTCACCTGGAATACGACAGACTACGATGGGCTTGATACCATCCGCATACCTAGTAGTTATGTATGGAGACCCGATGTTGTCCTATATAACAA TGCAGATGACCAGTTCTCCAGCTCTATGGAGACTAATGTTGTGATCCGCCATGATGGCCAGATTATGTGGGACCAGCCCGCAATAACCAAGAGCTCCTGCAAAGTGGACGTTTCGTTTTTCCCCTTTGATGTCCAACACTGCCGCCTCACCTTCGGTTCTTGGACTCACAACGGTAACCAGATGGACCTTCATAACGCCCTGGACAGTGCAGACTTGGCTGATTTTGTGGAGAACGTGGAGTGGGAGGTTCAGGGAATGCCTGCTAAAAAGAACGTGATTCTATATGGCTGCTGCTCCGACCCCTATCCAGACATCACCTACACACTTCATCTGAAGAGAAGAGCTTCCTTCTACATCTTCAATCTGCTCATTCCCTGCATGATGATCTCCTTCTTGGCTCCGCTGGGCTTCTACTTGCCGGCAGACTCTGGAGAGAAGGTGTCTTTAGGGGTCACAGTGCTACTGGCCCTTACAGTCTTCCAGCTTCTGGTTGCAGAGAGCATGCCTCCTTCAGAGAATGTGCCGCTTATAG GGAAATATTACATAGCCACAATGACCATGATAACAGCCTCTACAGCCCTGACCATCTTCATTATGAACATCCACCACTGTGGACCAGAAGCCCAACCAGTTCCCTCATGGGCGCGCCGATTTATCCTCAACTACCTGGCTCGGTTTTGCTTCGTCTACGATATGGGACAGAGCTGTGTGTCCGTTCACACAGATCAACCAGCGAAGAAGGGAAACAACTGCACCATAAATGGCCAAGCTAGAGGGGAGGACTTTGCTTTGCGGCTACATGAAGGGTGTTCACAAAAGGTGAAAGATCAATTTAATGAAGATGCCAGTCCAACGTTATCTCCACAACAAAGAAAAGAGCACCAGTCTGGCTGGAGAATTGGTACCTTTGTGGAGATTGAGCATGGAGAGTCTGCAGGAGCTACAGGAGAGACGGGAGCATCAAGGAAAGAATCGGTGAAAAAGAGGGAGATACTTGTTGAAAGTCAGTGTTTGTGCCATCAGCAAGCCCTTCTGAGGAACGTTGAGTACATTGCCAACTTTTACCAAGAGCAAAAGGCCACACAAAGACGAAACGCGGAGTGGCGGAAGGTTGCTAAAGTCATGGATCGCTTCTTTATGTGGATATTCTTCATCATGGTCTTCCTCATGAGTTTGCTTATTATAGGGAAAGCTGTCTGA
- the LOC101882637 gene encoding neuronal acetylcholine receptor subunit alpha-10 isoform X2, with translation MLHLHSSEHRRDFIPHWRHKMNPRVILASFYLIATVGFIPVCLCAQGRYAFKLLKDLFVNYTSALRPVEDTNNIINVTLQITLSQIIDMDERNQILTTYLWIRQVWFDAYLTWNTTDYDGLDTIRIPSSYVWRPDVVLYNNADDQFSSSMETNVVIRHDGQIMWDQPAITKSSCKVDVSFFPFDVQHCRLTFGSWTHNGNQMDLHNALDSADLADFVENVEWEVQGMPAKKNVILYGCCSDPYPDITYTLHLKRRASFYIFNLLIPCMMISFLAPLGFYLPADSGEKVSLGVTVLLALTVFQLLVAESMPPSENVPLIGKYYIATMTMITASTALTIFIMNIHHCGPEAQPVPSWARRFILNYLARFCFVYDMGQSCVSVHTDQPAKKGNNCTINGQARGEDFALRLHEGCSQKVKDQFNEDASPTLSPQQRKEHQSGWRIGTFVEIEHGESAGATGETGASRKESVKKREILVESQCLCHQQALLRNVEYIANFYQEQKATQRRNAEWRKVAKVMDRFFMWIFFIMVFLMSLLIIGKAV, from the exons ATGCTGCATCTGCATTCAAGCGAGCATAGACGAGATTTTATTCCTCATTGGCGCCACAAAATGAATCCACGTGTAATTTTGGCTTCTTTCTATTTGATTGCCACCGTTGGTTTTATTCCAG TGTGTTTATGTGCCCAGGGCAGATATGCATTCAAGCTGCTTAAGGATTTATTCGTGAACTACACCAGTGCGCTGAGGCCTGTGGAGGACACAAACAACATCATTAACGTCACCCTGCAGATCACCCTCTCGCAGATCATCGATATG GATGAACGAAACCAGATCCTCACAACATACCTGTGGATTCGCCAGGTCTGGTTTGATGCCTACCTCACCTGGAATACGACAGACTACGATGGGCTTGATACCATCCGCATACCTAGTAGTTATGTATGGAGACCCGATGTTGTCCTATATAACAA TGCAGATGACCAGTTCTCCAGCTCTATGGAGACTAATGTTGTGATCCGCCATGATGGCCAGATTATGTGGGACCAGCCCGCAATAACCAAGAGCTCCTGCAAAGTGGACGTTTCGTTTTTCCCCTTTGATGTCCAACACTGCCGCCTCACCTTCGGTTCTTGGACTCACAACGGTAACCAGATGGACCTTCATAACGCCCTGGACAGTGCAGACTTGGCTGATTTTGTGGAGAACGTGGAGTGGGAGGTTCAGGGAATGCCTGCTAAAAAGAACGTGATTCTATATGGCTGCTGCTCCGACCCCTATCCAGACATCACCTACACACTTCATCTGAAGAGAAGAGCTTCCTTCTACATCTTCAATCTGCTCATTCCCTGCATGATGATCTCCTTCTTGGCTCCGCTGGGCTTCTACTTGCCGGCAGACTCTGGAGAGAAGGTGTCTTTAGGGGTCACAGTGCTACTGGCCCTTACAGTCTTCCAGCTTCTGGTTGCAGAGAGCATGCCTCCTTCAGAGAATGTGCCGCTTATAG GGAAATATTACATAGCCACAATGACCATGATAACAGCCTCTACAGCCCTGACCATCTTCATTATGAACATCCACCACTGTGGACCAGAAGCCCAACCAGTTCCCTCATGGGCGCGCCGATTTATCCTCAACTACCTGGCTCGGTTTTGCTTCGTCTACGATATGGGACAGAGCTGTGTGTCCGTTCACACAGATCAACCAGCGAAGAAGGGAAACAACTGCACCATAAATGGCCAAGCTAGAGGGGAGGACTTTGCTTTGCGGCTACATGAAGGGTGTTCACAAAAGGTGAAAGATCAATTTAATGAAGATGCCAGTCCAACGTTATCTCCACAACAAAGAAAAGAGCACCAGTCTGGCTGGAGAATTGGTACCTTTGTGGAGATTGAGCATGGAGAGTCTGCAGGAGCTACAGGAGAGACGGGAGCATCAAGGAAAGAATCGGTGAAAAAGAGGGAGATACTTGTTGAAAGTCAGTGTTTGTGCCATCAGCAAGCCCTTCTGAGGAACGTTGAGTACATTGCCAACTTTTACCAAGAGCAAAAGGCCACACAAAGACGAAACGCGGAGTGGCGGAAGGTTGCTAAAGTCATGGATCGCTTCTTTATGTGGATATTCTTCATCATGGTCTTCCTCATGAGTTTGCTTATTATAGGGAAAGCTGTCTGA
- the LOC101882637 gene encoding neuronal acetylcholine receptor subunit alpha-10 isoform X3 has protein sequence MDERNQILTTYLWIRQVWFDAYLTWNTTDYDGLDTIRIPSSYVWRPDVVLYNNADDQFSSSMETNVVIRHDGQIMWDQPAITKSSCKVDVSFFPFDVQHCRLTFGSWTHNGNQMDLHNALDSADLADFVENVEWEVQGMPAKKNVILYGCCSDPYPDITYTLHLKRRASFYIFNLLIPCMMISFLAPLGFYLPADSGEKVSLGVTVLLALTVFQLLVAESMPPSENVPLIGKYYIATMTMITASTALTIFIMNIHHCGPEAQPVPSWARRFILNYLARFCFVYDMGQSCVSVHTDQPAKKGNNCTINGQARGEDFALRLHEGCSQKVKDQFNEDASPTLSPQQRKEHQSGWRIGTFVEIEHGESAGATGETGASRKESVKKREILVESQCLCHQQALLRNVEYIANFYQEQKATQRRNAEWRKVAKVMDRFFMWIFFIMVFLMSLLIIGKAV, from the exons ATG GATGAACGAAACCAGATCCTCACAACATACCTGTGGATTCGCCAGGTCTGGTTTGATGCCTACCTCACCTGGAATACGACAGACTACGATGGGCTTGATACCATCCGCATACCTAGTAGTTATGTATGGAGACCCGATGTTGTCCTATATAACAA TGCAGATGACCAGTTCTCCAGCTCTATGGAGACTAATGTTGTGATCCGCCATGATGGCCAGATTATGTGGGACCAGCCCGCAATAACCAAGAGCTCCTGCAAAGTGGACGTTTCGTTTTTCCCCTTTGATGTCCAACACTGCCGCCTCACCTTCGGTTCTTGGACTCACAACGGTAACCAGATGGACCTTCATAACGCCCTGGACAGTGCAGACTTGGCTGATTTTGTGGAGAACGTGGAGTGGGAGGTTCAGGGAATGCCTGCTAAAAAGAACGTGATTCTATATGGCTGCTGCTCCGACCCCTATCCAGACATCACCTACACACTTCATCTGAAGAGAAGAGCTTCCTTCTACATCTTCAATCTGCTCATTCCCTGCATGATGATCTCCTTCTTGGCTCCGCTGGGCTTCTACTTGCCGGCAGACTCTGGAGAGAAGGTGTCTTTAGGGGTCACAGTGCTACTGGCCCTTACAGTCTTCCAGCTTCTGGTTGCAGAGAGCATGCCTCCTTCAGAGAATGTGCCGCTTATAG GGAAATATTACATAGCCACAATGACCATGATAACAGCCTCTACAGCCCTGACCATCTTCATTATGAACATCCACCACTGTGGACCAGAAGCCCAACCAGTTCCCTCATGGGCGCGCCGATTTATCCTCAACTACCTGGCTCGGTTTTGCTTCGTCTACGATATGGGACAGAGCTGTGTGTCCGTTCACACAGATCAACCAGCGAAGAAGGGAAACAACTGCACCATAAATGGCCAAGCTAGAGGGGAGGACTTTGCTTTGCGGCTACATGAAGGGTGTTCACAAAAGGTGAAAGATCAATTTAATGAAGATGCCAGTCCAACGTTATCTCCACAACAAAGAAAAGAGCACCAGTCTGGCTGGAGAATTGGTACCTTTGTGGAGATTGAGCATGGAGAGTCTGCAGGAGCTACAGGAGAGACGGGAGCATCAAGGAAAGAATCGGTGAAAAAGAGGGAGATACTTGTTGAAAGTCAGTGTTTGTGCCATCAGCAAGCCCTTCTGAGGAACGTTGAGTACATTGCCAACTTTTACCAAGAGCAAAAGGCCACACAAAGACGAAACGCGGAGTGGCGGAAGGTTGCTAAAGTCATGGATCGCTTCTTTATGTGGATATTCTTCATCATGGTCTTCCTCATGAGTTTGCTTATTATAGGGAAAGCTGTCTGA